Part of the Sporomusa termitida genome, TTTCATTTGCCTTGCCTCCTTTTGTAGCTACAGAAAAACCCTGGCTTATGCCAGGTCCACTTGAGGACGCCGGCAGCAGGCCAAGATAAGAAAAGATTGGCTTGTGCCAAGCCTCTCAGGGACGTCGGCGGAAACCGATATACTTTCCGAGCATGTAAAAAAGCGCCGGCCGGCAACCTTCTGGTTGCCGGCAAGCGCCTTTGCTTGCAATTATCTTGTTTTAACAGGCTTCGGCTGCTGCCCGCAGGATACTCTGCTCCAGCACTGTCAGCCCCCGGTCCAGCTGTTCATCCGTCACTACCAGTGGTATCAACAGGCGGATTACGTTGCTGAAAATACCGGCACTGATCAATATGACCCCCTGGTCTAAACAGTATTTTACTACCTTTGACGTCAGCTCTTTGGCCGGTTCTTTGGTATTCCTGTCTGTAACCAGCTCAATACCGATCATGGCCCCAAGTCCCCTGATATCGCCAATGACCGGACACTGTTCCTGCAGGATTTTCAGTCTGGTCATCGTGGTGCGGCCAATGGCATCGGCCCGGCTGCACAGCTGGTAGTCCTCAATATACCTGATTGTCTCCAGGCCGGCCACACAGGCCAGCGGGCTGCCGCCATAGGTGCCGCCGATATTGCCGGCCTCGGGTGCATCCATATACTCAGCCTTGCCTGTGACCGCACTTAGCGGAACGCCGGCAGCAATTGATTTGGCCGTAGTCATGATGTCCGGCTCGACCCCCCAGTTTTCCACCGCAAACATTTTGCCTGTACGGCCAAAACCGGTTTGCACCTCGTCGGCAACAAACAAGATACCCTTCTGCTCGCAAATGGCCTTAAGCCCTGGCAAAAATTCCGGCGGCGGCACGATAAAGCCGCCTTCTCCCTGGACCGGTTCGATAATCATGGCCGCAATATGTTCGGCGTCAATTTCCGCGGTAAAAAACCGTTCGAAGTTTTCCAGGCAGTGCAGGCCGCAGGCCGGATAGGCGGAACAATAATGACAGCGGTAGCAGTAGGCGGAAGGGACCTTATAAATCTCGGGCGCCAACGGGCCAAAGCCATATTTATACGGCTTTACCTTACTGGTAAGGCTCATGGTCATAAAGGTCCGTCCGTGAAAAGCCGCCTCAAAAGCGATAATGCCTGTTCGCCTGGTTGCATGGCGGGCAATCTTAACGGCATTCTCGACCGCTTCCGCGCCGCTGTTGGCAAACATTGTTTTTCTGGGACCGGAACCAGGCATCAGCGCATTCAGTTTTTCGGCCAGTGCCACATAAGGTTCATACATGGCAATGGCAAAAAAGGAATGGAGCAGTTTGTCTGCCTGGTCCTTAATTGCCTCGACCACCGGCTTAGGACAGTGACCCACATTAAGCACCCCGACACCGGCATAGAAATCGAGATACTCCCGGCCGTCCACGTCAGTAATGACAACACCGTCGGCTTTTTCCACAAACACACCGGTGGAATTGGCAATTCCCCGGGGAACGGCATTATTTTTTCTTTGTATCAGTGCGGCTGATTTACCTTGCGTATTACTCATCGTCATGTGCCTCCCTGGCCTGAATCATCAAAAAAACGCTGAGTATATATATCCTGTGATATATACATTCAGCGCCTTTGCCAAATGAATAATTCAGCGTTTGTTTATAATCACATAGTAACAGATGCATGGAAGTGCGTCTATGTGAGCATATCACAAGCTATACCGGCCGGCATTGTGAGATCGTTATAGCTCCAGCTGCCGGCCAACAATAACGCCTAACTGCAACGTCAGGCGATCATAGGGATCAGATAAATTTCTGCCCGAGATTTCCTCGATTTTCTTTAGCCTGTAATCCAGGGTATTGCGGTGGACAAACAGACGCTTCGCCGTCTTCACCGCATTGCCGTTCTCCTCAAAATACACAAACAGAGTGTCCACCAGCTCCATCTGCTGTTTGGCATCATAGGCCAGCAGCGGTTCAATGACCTCCTGGTGATAGGCAGCCAGTTTGCCGGGGTCCATTTCAAACAGCAGCTTATAGATGCCTAGCTGCTCGTAGACGTGGATCTGTCTGGCGGCCGGCTGCCGGGCAGAAAAACGCAGGACCTTGACCGCCTGGAGATAACTGCCTCTGGCATCAGGCAATTGCTCAAACCGGCCGCCGACACCGGCGACAACTGCTAACCCCGGTATTTTTACGGCAAGCTGTGCCAGTATTGCCGACAGTAACTCAGTATTCGAACAGGTGCCGCCGGTTTTGTCCTCACAGGGCATCAGCAGGATAATATCATCGACCCGCAGCAGGGACAGAATCTTTTGCGGGCATATTGCCGTCACATCACG contains:
- the gabT gene encoding 4-aminobutyrate--2-oxoglutarate transaminase, whose protein sequence is MSNTQGKSAALIQRKNNAVPRGIANSTGVFVEKADGVVITDVDGREYLDFYAGVGVLNVGHCPKPVVEAIKDQADKLLHSFFAIAMYEPYVALAEKLNALMPGSGPRKTMFANSGAEAVENAVKIARHATRRTGIIAFEAAFHGRTFMTMSLTSKVKPYKYGFGPLAPEIYKVPSAYCYRCHYCSAYPACGLHCLENFERFFTAEIDAEHIAAMIIEPVQGEGGFIVPPPEFLPGLKAICEQKGILFVADEVQTGFGRTGKMFAVENWGVEPDIMTTAKSIAAGVPLSAVTGKAEYMDAPEAGNIGGTYGGSPLACVAGLETIRYIEDYQLCSRADAIGRTTMTRLKILQEQCPVIGDIRGLGAMIGIELVTDRNTKEPAKELTSKVVKYCLDQGVILISAGIFSNVIRLLIPLVVTDEQLDRGLTVLEQSILRAAAEAC